The following coding sequences are from one Paenibacillus sp. FSL R5-0912 window:
- the cobD gene encoding threonine-phosphate decarboxylase CobD: MLEKYGHGGDLLTAAELYGENSGGFLDFSANINPLGPPPGVLALLRDAVSAITAYPDPGHRRLKALLAESLGVGTDWITVANGAAESMALLLLAAAPHRVGIVEPCFSEYRQLAEQFGAEVLSVQGTRGSDYRASVDEISGLLEQTDLLFLGQPNNPNGVQYPLDELRVLARRAEACGTILAVDEAFIDFIPEADRQSLLPELGAYRHTVLVRSMTKFFAIPGLRLGFTAAHPELAAAMTGKQVTWSVNGLALLAGEACLQSGDGYGQETRALIAAERQLLRQGLLELGCEVPPGEANFLLLRLPAPWSAQEMQRRLGAGGILVRSCAMYPGLEPGHMRVAVKGWADNARLLRELGAALRAGS, translated from the coding sequence ATGCTTGAAAAATACGGACACGGCGGCGATCTGTTGACTGCGGCCGAGCTATACGGAGAGAATAGCGGTGGCTTCCTGGATTTCAGCGCCAATATTAATCCGCTGGGCCCGCCGCCGGGGGTGCTCGCGCTGCTGCGGGATGCAGTCTCCGCGATTACAGCGTATCCTGATCCGGGACACCGGAGGCTGAAAGCGCTGCTCGCGGAGAGCCTGGGCGTAGGCACGGACTGGATTACCGTTGCCAATGGAGCCGCCGAGTCGATGGCCCTGCTCCTGCTGGCAGCGGCCCCGCACCGCGTAGGCATTGTCGAGCCGTGCTTCTCCGAATACCGCCAGCTGGCAGAGCAGTTCGGTGCCGAGGTTTTGTCCGTTCAGGGGACCCGCGGCAGCGATTACCGGGCCTCCGTGGACGAGATCTCCGGCCTGCTGGAGCAGACGGATCTGCTGTTCCTCGGCCAGCCGAATAATCCGAACGGCGTCCAGTATCCGCTGGACGAGCTGCGGGTGCTGGCCCGCAGGGCGGAAGCCTGCGGGACGATTCTTGCCGTGGATGAAGCGTTCATTGACTTCATCCCGGAGGCGGACCGGCAATCCCTGCTGCCGGAGCTGGGGGCTTACCGTCATACGGTGCTGGTGCGCTCGATGACGAAGTTCTTTGCCATTCCCGGGCTGCGGCTGGGCTTCACCGCCGCGCACCCGGAGCTTGCCGCGGCGATGACCGGCAAGCAGGTGACCTGGAGCGTGAACGGCCTGGCGCTGCTGGCCGGTGAAGCCTGTCTGCAGAGCGGCGACGGCTACGGGCAGGAGACGCGCGCGCTGATCGCAGCAGAGCGGCAGCTGCTGCGCCAAGGTCTGCTTGAGCTCGGCTGCGAAGTGCCGCCGGGCGAAGCGAACTTCCTGCTGCTGCGGCTGCCCGCTCCGTGGAGCGCGCAGGAGATGCAGCGGCGGCTGGGCGCGGGCGGCATACTCGTCCGCAGCTGCGCGATGTACCCCGGCCTTGAGCCGGGGCATATGCGCGTCGCAGTGAAGGGCTGGGCGGACAATGCCCGGCTGCTGCGGGAGCTGGGGGCGGCGCTGCGTGCGGGGAGCTGA
- a CDS encoding S-layer homology domain-containing protein: MFRIPLRKIPVLILLASLVLSSTPLGQPPAAYGAEGTDAAVSSAALDITQSKVEGEYALDLSEVGNVDWLHLRGNGPDDIIQIKKAVPSSVTFSVYGNGTTGTEGKPDRGNDGNYLSYSWNDGMPGYERAVKDTGFGVFFPKNRDSGIYGNVGWTFQIAPQPQESTVVFGIGLWQAKAAVRIYADMNLMETKEINAGGTSEVYKYQIKVPANVQLKVEGLQAETLSRYGNMSFSGLAVSSKEVADKSALQLAYNQVKDKLQGVHTDESWQDFAKARIQAKEVLDKPDALQAEIDTALSLLEQKQAALVRRETNLMIDYTGAAENEYEFGSNGDQQDRYQTFTAQESFEMQYAQVNVRKMSNSVSDLTVKLYGTDPSGFPAGAPLAETVVSRDRVADGEMTTIPLRYSLAGNTRYALVLSQKNLSAGKYRWMVMKKNGETASEFFGKSVSGAFQSEAHLGTGILRIIKNTDVDRTALQALIDDIAKSNYNSRLYTVQSWSALEAALANAGLVLNDFDANQEGIDAALSHLQAARDQLEIKMDMAAIAGQIDLISRAVIKGYTLSSLNTLNEAVQAAKALGANAPDNEKLTAYSAVLEAVHNLKTAGKYQYDTHAQMTAAFGFEGDKNASLAFLDGSYQIGGSRPEQHGPVAPKQMVTFGVADTSNIKWTKGEGYLPVMISEYTKNKVDYKIETFANKHTVDHKDYVVNYSRVTAANHSGELMLLPVVSGNLVPLNADAVNTYTVQPGESVVREYAIEADKYEYFDKNLTRFTSLTKEQVAGLGTFEANYSEMKAYWLTRLSAVVDIGLPNRELENAFKSGYIDTLIIKDDSYLHVGENGYARLFSHDTLGILVNLIQSGDFAHAQDYLKSIPLTGGINMETGQVDSNLYWDTNWKIPWAYAVYLSKTGDASIFDEQMTADDGSTGTVFEKRVKFGARTIESDRNADGIMKKTYAIDSEGNWTIDNYSALTGLTAYEYVTRELYRIKNDEAYLQEAEWAKARYDDLLAKFTTKLQQTITEEGLDYIPASVVETNDENRMRDSRDANWASMFLFGRWHWDGYLYGAEQPEDNISLKLLDDTYSYGINRRIQEDTTDSPYNFGGYPHGFYSSAYNAGYGSAALRGEEYRDMGIKAYEFMIENSMSGPFSWWEGINYPVPGSPWAQTNDQLNLQNAPGGGGSAQHMWGQSVNSKVLIDSLIAERIYDQNQKTEIIVGRGIPKEWVKDAARNNNAVARVQNYPALQGGRVGYSIVRQDNQLMVTFSSDLSQAKAGAGEASFSVQLPSMVNNITDVSAGIMDNSKGIVTVPLNTASVTITLGDLPKPLAVNLDKDQLEIVYADGDLQASVTKDVILPAAGEHGSVITWTSSHPDIVSGKGEVKRPASTIGVTLTATLKKDGAEAQKSFVLTVLKADTKPDGGTDTGNTGNNSNNGNNGNNSNNGNSGNSSTGSAGTIGTIVTTGNTGSTGSTGNTGDGGLATQPAFKDVEKHWAKESIITAAQRKLVNGYADGTFRPDGAVTRSEFAVILGRALQVNLSQSGLSFTDEGIIQPWAKPYVAAAVKSGWITGYTDQSFRPGGKITRLEMITMIARALEWKTDSKAKAAFADADLIPSWGQPYAAAAYEAGLVEGQGNNRLAPNDQATRAEAVTLILRLLDKTEQQ, from the coding sequence ATGTTCAGAATACCCTTACGAAAAATCCCCGTCTTGATATTGCTGGCTTCACTGGTCCTATCCTCAACCCCGCTTGGCCAGCCCCCGGCCGCTTATGGAGCAGAAGGCACAGATGCCGCTGTAAGCTCCGCCGCACTTGATATTACCCAAAGTAAAGTAGAAGGTGAGTATGCGCTGGATCTGTCGGAGGTTGGGAATGTAGACTGGCTGCATCTGAGAGGCAATGGACCGGACGACATCATTCAGATTAAAAAGGCCGTTCCCAGCTCTGTAACCTTCAGCGTGTACGGGAACGGTACGACAGGTACCGAAGGGAAGCCAGATAGGGGCAATGACGGGAATTATTTGTCCTATTCCTGGAATGACGGCATGCCTGGTTATGAAAGGGCTGTCAAGGATACCGGATTCGGCGTGTTTTTCCCCAAGAATAGAGATTCGGGGATATACGGGAATGTAGGCTGGACCTTCCAAATTGCCCCGCAGCCGCAGGAGTCAACGGTCGTCTTCGGCATCGGGCTATGGCAGGCGAAAGCTGCTGTGAGGATCTATGCAGATATGAACCTCATGGAGACGAAGGAAATCAATGCGGGTGGGACCTCGGAAGTATACAAGTATCAAATTAAGGTGCCCGCCAATGTGCAATTAAAGGTTGAGGGTCTGCAGGCAGAAACCCTTTCACGGTACGGTAACATGTCCTTCTCGGGACTTGCGGTAAGCAGCAAGGAGGTAGCCGACAAAAGTGCGCTGCAGCTTGCCTATAATCAGGTGAAGGACAAACTCCAAGGTGTACACACGGATGAATCCTGGCAGGACTTTGCCAAAGCAAGGATTCAAGCCAAGGAGGTTCTGGACAAGCCGGATGCCCTTCAGGCGGAGATCGACACGGCCCTGTCTCTTCTAGAGCAGAAGCAAGCGGCTCTGGTAAGAAGAGAAACCAATCTGATGATCGATTACACAGGTGCTGCGGAGAATGAATACGAGTTCGGCAGTAATGGGGATCAGCAGGATAGATATCAGACTTTTACTGCTCAGGAGAGCTTCGAGATGCAGTACGCACAAGTAAATGTGAGAAAAATGTCCAATAGCGTAAGCGACTTGACTGTGAAGCTATATGGGACAGACCCTTCCGGCTTCCCGGCAGGTGCTCCTCTTGCAGAAACCGTGGTCAGCCGGGACCGTGTTGCGGACGGTGAAATGACTACGATTCCACTCCGTTACAGTCTTGCCGGAAATACAAGGTACGCTCTGGTTTTATCACAGAAGAATCTCTCCGCCGGCAAATACCGCTGGATGGTCATGAAGAAGAACGGGGAAACGGCAAGTGAATTTTTTGGCAAAAGCGTCTCCGGAGCCTTCCAATCCGAAGCACATCTGGGCACCGGCATTTTAAGAATTATTAAGAATACGGATGTGGACAGAACCGCCTTGCAGGCCTTAATCGATGATATTGCCAAATCTAACTACAACAGCAGGCTGTACACCGTGCAGTCGTGGTCTGCACTCGAAGCCGCGTTGGCTAATGCCGGTCTGGTTTTGAACGATTTTGACGCTAATCAGGAGGGGATCGATGCAGCACTCAGCCATTTACAGGCGGCAAGGGACCAGCTGGAGATTAAGATGGATATGGCGGCGATTGCCGGACAGATCGATCTTATTAGCCGGGCCGTCATTAAAGGCTACACCCTCAGTTCCCTGAACACCTTGAATGAAGCTGTGCAAGCTGCCAAGGCGCTGGGGGCCAACGCCCCGGATAACGAGAAGCTGACCGCCTACTCCGCTGTTTTGGAAGCGGTTCATAATTTGAAGACTGCGGGCAAATACCAGTACGATACCCATGCACAAATGACTGCGGCCTTCGGCTTCGAAGGAGATAAGAATGCTTCCCTCGCTTTTCTGGACGGATCGTATCAAATCGGCGGAAGCCGTCCGGAGCAGCATGGTCCGGTGGCCCCGAAACAAATGGTTACCTTCGGAGTTGCGGACACAAGCAACATCAAGTGGACCAAGGGGGAAGGTTATTTACCGGTAATGATCAGTGAATATACGAAGAATAAAGTAGACTACAAGATTGAGACCTTCGCCAACAAGCATACGGTGGACCATAAGGATTATGTCGTCAACTATTCGAGAGTCACGGCTGCGAATCATTCAGGCGAGCTCATGCTGCTGCCGGTCGTCTCGGGCAATCTGGTGCCACTCAATGCGGACGCTGTAAATACGTACACCGTTCAGCCGGGGGAAAGCGTTGTCAGGGAATATGCGATTGAAGCTGATAAATATGAATATTTTGACAAGAACTTGACCCGGTTTACTTCCTTAACTAAAGAGCAGGTGGCGGGTCTGGGAACCTTCGAAGCCAACTACAGTGAGATGAAGGCTTATTGGCTGACGAGACTCTCAGCAGTAGTGGATATCGGATTACCGAACCGGGAGCTTGAAAATGCGTTCAAATCCGGCTATATCGATACGCTGATTATTAAAGATGATTCGTATCTGCATGTGGGGGAGAACGGCTATGCCCGGTTATTCTCCCATGATACGCTGGGTATTCTGGTGAACCTGATTCAGAGCGGGGATTTCGCCCATGCGCAGGATTATCTGAAGAGTATCCCATTGACAGGTGGAATCAACATGGAGACGGGGCAGGTGGACAGCAATCTGTATTGGGATACGAACTGGAAAATTCCGTGGGCCTATGCGGTTTACTTAAGTAAAACCGGTGACGCCTCCATATTCGATGAGCAGATGACCGCCGATGACGGCTCTACCGGTACCGTATTTGAGAAGCGGGTTAAATTCGGGGCGCGAACCATCGAGAGTGACCGCAACGCTGACGGAATTATGAAAAAAACGTATGCGATTGATTCCGAGGGCAACTGGACGATCGACAATTATTCCGCCCTGACCGGTCTGACCGCCTATGAATATGTAACCCGCGAGCTCTACCGTATAAAGAATGACGAAGCCTATTTGCAGGAAGCAGAGTGGGCAAAAGCAAGGTATGACGACTTATTGGCCAAATTCACAACCAAGCTGCAGCAGACGATAACCGAAGAAGGACTTGATTATATTCCGGCTTCGGTCGTTGAGACCAATGATGAGAACCGGATGAGAGACTCCAGAGATGCGAACTGGGCTTCCATGTTCCTGTTCGGCAGATGGCACTGGGACGGATATCTGTATGGGGCGGAGCAGCCCGAGGACAACATCAGCCTGAAGCTGCTGGACGATACGTATTCCTATGGAATCAACCGGCGTATTCAAGAGGATACGACAGATTCTCCGTACAACTTCGGGGGGTATCCGCATGGCTTTTATTCAAGCGCATACAACGCCGGATACGGAAGCGCTGCGCTGCGCGGAGAAGAATACCGGGATATGGGCATTAAAGCGTATGAATTCATGATTGAAAATTCGATGAGCGGGCCGTTCAGCTGGTGGGAAGGGATCAATTATCCCGTTCCGGGAAGTCCTTGGGCACAGACGAATGATCAGCTGAACCTTCAGAATGCACCGGGCGGCGGTGGATCGGCTCAGCATATGTGGGGACAATCCGTTAACTCCAAGGTACTCATTGACTCCCTGATTGCCGAGCGGATTTATGATCAGAATCAGAAGACGGAGATTATTGTAGGCCGCGGTATTCCTAAGGAGTGGGTCAAGGATGCTGCCAGGAACAATAATGCGGTGGCCCGTGTGCAGAATTACCCCGCCCTGCAAGGCGGCAGAGTAGGGTACAGCATTGTAAGACAAGATAACCAGCTCATGGTTACCTTCAGCAGCGATTTAAGCCAGGCGAAAGCTGGTGCCGGAGAGGCTAGCTTCAGTGTCCAATTGCCGAGCATGGTGAACAATATTACGGATGTATCTGCAGGCATAATGGATAACAGCAAAGGTATCGTTACGGTTCCGTTAAATACAGCCTCAGTAACAATAACTTTAGGTGATTTACCGAAACCGCTGGCTGTTAACTTAGATAAGGATCAGCTTGAAATTGTTTATGCCGATGGAGACCTCCAGGCCTCGGTTACGAAAGACGTTATTTTGCCGGCAGCAGGTGAGCATGGAAGTGTAATTACCTGGACCTCAAGTCATCCGGATATCGTTTCGGGCAAAGGGGAAGTTAAGCGTCCGGCGAGTACAATCGGGGTGACTTTGACAGCCACTCTGAAGAAAGACGGGGCGGAGGCGCAGAAAAGCTTTGTATTGACGGTTCTAAAGGCAGACACCAAGCCTGACGGAGGCACGGATACAGGGAACACCGGCAACAACAGCAACAATGGTAACAACGGTAACAACAGCAATAATGGGAATTCAGGCAACAGCAGCACGGGGAGCGCCGGAACTATCGGTACTATCGTAACCACCGGCAATACGGGCAGCACAGGCAGCACAGGAAATACAGGCGATGGCGGTCTGGCTACTCAGCCTGCGTTCAAGGATGTAGAGAAGCACTGGGCAAAAGAGAGCATTATAACTGCGGCGCAGCGCAAGCTGGTGAACGGTTATGCAGACGGAACCTTCCGTCCGGACGGAGCCGTTACACGCAGTGAATTCGCGGTGATCCTGGGCCGCGCTTTACAGGTGAACCTTTCGCAATCCGGACTTTCCTTCACGGATGAAGGCATCATTCAGCCATGGGCGAAGCCATATGTTGCCGCAGCGGTTAAATCCGGCTGGATTACAGGCTATACGGATCAGTCCTTCAGGCCCGGCGGAAAGATTACCCGTCTGGAGATGATTACAATGATCGCCCGGGCGCTGGAATGGAAGACTGACTCCAAGGCTAAGGCAGCATTTGCTGATGCGGATCTTATTCCTTCATGGGGTCAGCCGTATGCGGCAGCCGCCTATGAAGCGGGTCTGGTTGAAGGCCAAGGCAATAACCGGCTGGCTCCGAATGATCAGGCAACGCGGGCAGAGGCCGTGACCCTGATTCTTAGACTGTTAGACAAAACTGAACAGCAGTAG
- a CDS encoding adenosylcobinamide amidohydrolase translates to MNVNLPFNLDGGLAVYQSRVWQGLTLEWREGHLLLEFPAEADSISSAVYGGGTGRLKRAVNQYVSRDYECSNPVRDMENKLQEWGYPLDGCAGLMTAVPLEHAAVAEEDTGSAGIMCCVTAAAGNAARAGSQRSVLAAYRPGTINIMLGIDGWLSPSAMVNAVMTATEAKAAALADLGITDSENGLLATGTTTDAIVLAVSGSRRYAAEHVYAGTATDLGGAIGRLVYSAVTESLRSVKAAEAVRRAELADLAQAEQLAASVETRQAAGGEEAVEVEAVVAAELLPPKEALNGQHGHLKKGGRE, encoded by the coding sequence ATGAATGTGAACCTACCCTTTAATCTTGACGGTGGATTGGCGGTGTACCAGAGCAGGGTCTGGCAGGGACTAACGCTGGAGTGGCGGGAAGGCCATCTGCTGCTGGAATTTCCGGCTGAGGCGGACAGTATATCAAGCGCGGTGTATGGCGGAGGAACAGGCCGCCTGAAGCGGGCGGTGAACCAATATGTCTCCCGGGACTACGAATGCAGCAATCCGGTACGGGATATGGAAAATAAGCTGCAGGAGTGGGGTTATCCGCTGGACGGCTGTGCCGGACTGATGACGGCCGTTCCGCTTGAACATGCCGCAGTTGCCGAGGAGGATACCGGCTCTGCGGGGATTATGTGCTGCGTGACAGCGGCTGCGGGCAATGCCGCCCGCGCCGGCTCGCAGCGCAGCGTGCTGGCGGCATACCGCCCGGGCACGATTAATATCATGCTCGGCATTGACGGCTGGCTGTCGCCATCGGCCATGGTCAATGCCGTGATGACGGCCACGGAAGCGAAGGCTGCCGCACTGGCAGATCTCGGAATCACGGATTCCGAGAACGGTCTACTCGCAACCGGGACCACAACGGATGCCATCGTGCTTGCGGTGAGCGGGAGCCGCCGCTATGCAGCGGAGCATGTGTATGCCGGAACAGCGACCGACCTCGGGGGAGCCATTGGTAGGCTGGTGTACAGTGCGGTGACGGAAAGTCTGCGTTCGGTGAAGGCGGCGGAAGCTGTGCGGAGAGCGGAACTAGCTGACTTGGCGCAGGCAGAGCAACTGGCGGCTTCTGTGGAAACTAGGCAAGCCGCGGGTGGAGAAGAAGCAGTTGAAGTCGAAGCAGTAGTGGCAGCTGAACTGTTACCGCCGAAAGAAGCACTAAATGGGCAGCACGGCCATCTGAAGAAAGGCGGCCGGGAATAA
- the cbiB gene encoding adenosylcobinamide-phosphate synthase CbiB codes for MKLAIILLAAYIVDRIVGDPRKFPHPVVYMGKAISAIEGLIRRFASAPRALKRAGLLLPLLIAGGAWVLTALLVLLLYRISPWLAGAAEVWLISTTIASKGLKDAGMAVFAELRQGDIPAARRALGMIVGRDTGHLESPEIVRGTVETVAENIVDAIISPLFFALLGGAPLAMAYRAVNTLDSMVGYKNDKYRDLGWASARLDDVANYIPARITALLLTLCAALLRLDWRRCWRTVRRDARLHPSPNSGYPESAVAGALGIRLGGENVYHSVTSFRAYMGDPLRTMEPEDIIVTARIMMLSSAIFVCLCAAVALLWQGMGG; via the coding sequence GTGAAGCTTGCCATCATACTGTTGGCTGCTTATATAGTGGACCGGATTGTCGGCGATCCGCGTAAATTTCCCCATCCCGTTGTTTATATGGGGAAGGCCATCAGCGCGATAGAGGGGCTTATCCGCCGCTTCGCATCGGCGCCCCGTGCCCTGAAGCGGGCGGGGCTGCTGCTTCCGCTCCTGATAGCAGGAGGCGCATGGGTGCTGACAGCGCTGCTAGTGCTGCTGCTCTACCGGATATCCCCCTGGCTGGCCGGGGCGGCCGAAGTGTGGCTGATCTCGACAACGATCGCCTCCAAAGGCTTGAAGGATGCCGGGATGGCGGTATTCGCAGAACTCCGCCAAGGGGATATTCCCGCTGCCCGCAGAGCGCTGGGAATGATTGTCGGCCGGGATACGGGCCACCTGGAGAGTCCGGAAATCGTTCGCGGCACAGTGGAGACAGTGGCGGAGAATATCGTCGACGCGATCATCTCGCCGCTGTTCTTCGCCCTGCTGGGCGGGGCTCCGCTGGCAATGGCTTACCGTGCGGTGAACACGCTGGATTCCATGGTCGGCTACAAGAACGACAAGTACCGCGATCTGGGCTGGGCATCCGCCCGGCTGGATGACGTGGCCAATTACATACCGGCGCGGATTACAGCGCTATTGCTAACCTTATGTGCAGCACTGCTGCGGCTGGACTGGCGGAGATGCTGGCGTACCGTCCGGAGGGATGCACGTCTTCATCCCAGCCCGAATAGCGGTTACCCGGAATCGGCAGTTGCCGGAGCACTGGGCATCCGGCTGGGTGGAGAAAATGTATACCACAGCGTAACCTCCTTCCGCGCCTACATGGGAGATCCCCTGCGGACAATGGAGCCGGAGGATATTATCGTGACTGCGCGGATAATGATGCTGTCTTCAGCCATATTTGTCTGCCTGTGTGCAGCGGTTGCCTTGTTATGGCAGGGGATGGGGGGCTGA
- a CDS encoding histidine phosphatase family protein, which yields MDKDKGKDTSKDKDKDTDKDKDKDKDKDKDKDKDKEGRLAPSGRSSIRNPAPQQELELKLGQEQEQEQEMEREQEMEQEQELGQEQELAREPQLEQELELKLGQELEQELEQELELVLVRHGHTQWNKERRYLGSTDLPLLPEARQQLSALSDQPALGGEFWRVYCSDLLRCRETLVAVAPHLERQANYDSRLRELDFGAWEGCNYDQLKDNGHYRSWIDHPELVTPPEGEAWEEFEARVDDFWAQLVQEFELRSMDDGMPCLEASKPRVVPPAVVPPAEVSPVPISTVAVPPVPILSSGVPLAPDSPPNPPPPRVLIVTHGGIIRLLLARLTEGVTFYTAAAPAPGEVTVLNLLKDEGAWRMMPREV from the coding sequence ATGGACAAGGACAAGGGTAAGGATACGAGTAAGGACAAAGATAAGGACACGGACAAAGATAAGGATAAGGACAAAGATAAGGACAAAGATAAGGACAAAGATAAGGAAGGCCGCTTGGCTCCGTCAGGTCGCAGTAGCATAAGAAACCCGGCACCGCAGCAGGAGCTGGAGTTGAAGTTGGGGCAGGAGCAGGAGCAGGAGCAGGAAATGGAACGGGAGCAGGAAATGGAACAGGAGCAGGAGTTGGGGCAGGAGCAGGAGCTGGCACGGGAGCCTCAACTGGAGCAGGAACTGGAGCTGAAGTTGGGGCAGGAGTTGGAGCAGGAACTGGAGCAGGAACTGGAGCTGGTGCTTGTCCGTCATGGGCACACGCAGTGGAACAAGGAACGGCGCTATTTAGGGAGTACGGATCTGCCGCTGCTGCCGGAGGCGCGGCAGCAATTGTCCGCACTAAGCGACCAGCCTGCGCTCGGCGGGGAATTCTGGCGTGTCTATTGCAGTGACCTGCTCAGGTGCAGGGAGACGCTGGTAGCCGTGGCTCCACACCTGGAGCGGCAGGCCAACTATGATTCGCGGCTGCGCGAGCTGGATTTTGGTGCCTGGGAAGGATGCAATTATGACCAGCTGAAGGATAACGGGCATTACCGCAGCTGGATTGACCACCCCGAGTTAGTAACACCGCCGGAAGGGGAAGCGTGGGAAGAGTTTGAAGCCCGGGTGGATGATTTCTGGGCTCAGCTGGTGCAGGAATTTGAGCTAAGAAGCATGGACGACGGTATGCCCTGTCTTGAAGCCAGCAAACCAAGGGTGGTTCCACCAGCGGTAGTTCCTCCAGCAGAAGTTTCACCAGTGCCCATTTCAACTGTGGCGGTTCCACCAGTACCAATTTTATCTTCGGGAGTTCCATTAGCGCCAGACTCACCGCCCAATCCCCCGCCTCCGCGCGTGCTGATTGTAACTCATGGTGGTATCATCCGTCTGCTGCTGGCGCGTCTGACCGAAGGAGTAACCTTCTATACAGCAGCTGCACCCGCTCCGGGTGAAGTCACTGTACTGAATCTTCTGAAGGATGAAGGAGCCTGGCGCATGATGCCGCGCGAAGTGTAG
- a CDS encoding aminotransferase-like domain-containing protein → MFKDFKLIAGRPVYIQVKDYMKHLIIKSALQGGQKLPSTRELSTLLKVSRNSIISAYESLEDDGFAYTVQGQGSYISPGAAAGHGDPEAASWSVDWKERLSGQALLAEELDIMKRGIRAGKGTISFTSIAPDESLFDLDQVRRAFLERMSVEGNVLLNYGYAKGYRPLIDYLRQYMEHKGVNMRGKDLLITNGFTEGFDVVLSALGKRHGAVVCENPTHHTAIKNLKLHGFGIHGVTMERDGIHLGELRQALEEREYDCAYLVPSYHNPTGIVVSPEKRQGLMKLMSDYKVPVIEDGFNEELRYSGAHVAPLIAAAGGGNSVIYLGSFSKVLFPGLRVGWVLADQELIYYLESVKRARSIHTSTLDQSILYQYLLGGNLEKYLKKARLEYKRKYELTLAYCKEHIPYASLSGDGGLHLFVTFAEGFSTRELLAACHKQGVIFTAGDIFFTDGKGQNTLRLGFSRVADEDIRRGIEIIGRTARQLMG, encoded by the coding sequence ATGTTTAAGGATTTCAAGCTCATTGCCGGACGTCCGGTATATATCCAGGTGAAGGATTACATGAAGCATCTTATTATCAAAAGCGCGCTCCAGGGCGGGCAGAAGCTTCCCTCTACACGGGAACTCAGCACACTCCTCAAGGTCAGCCGCAACTCCATTATCTCAGCCTACGAGAGTCTGGAGGATGACGGCTTCGCGTATACGGTGCAGGGCCAGGGAAGTTATATCTCACCAGGTGCAGCAGCGGGGCACGGAGATCCGGAAGCGGCCTCCTGGAGCGTGGACTGGAAAGAGCGGCTCAGCGGCCAGGCGCTGCTCGCGGAAGAGCTGGACATTATGAAGCGGGGAATCCGCGCGGGGAAAGGAACGATTTCTTTTACCAGTATCGCGCCGGATGAGAGCCTCTTCGATCTGGATCAGGTCCGGAGAGCTTTTCTGGAGCGTATGTCCGTAGAGGGCAACGTTCTGCTGAATTATGGATATGCCAAGGGATATAGACCTTTAATAGATTATTTGCGGCAATATATGGAGCACAAGGGCGTGAATATGCGCGGGAAGGATCTGCTGATCACCAACGGGTTTACGGAGGGGTTTGACGTGGTATTGTCGGCTCTCGGCAAGCGGCATGGCGCTGTGGTCTGCGAGAATCCGACGCATCATACGGCGATCAAAAATCTGAAGCTGCACGGCTTCGGGATACATGGGGTAACGATGGAGCGGGACGGCATCCACTTAGGGGAGCTGAGGCAGGCGCTCGAAGAGCGGGAATATGACTGTGCCTATCTGGTCCCCTCCTACCATAATCCCACGGGCATTGTCGTGTCTCCCGAGAAAAGACAAGGGCTGATGAAGCTGATGTCGGACTACAAAGTGCCGGTCATTGAGGACGGCTTCAACGAGGAGCTGCGTTATTCGGGTGCCCATGTGGCTCCGTTAATCGCGGCGGCGGGCGGCGGGAACAGCGTCATCTACCTCGGCAGCTTCTCCAAAGTACTGTTCCCCGGACTGCGGGTGGGCTGGGTGCTGGCGGATCAGGAGCTGATCTATTATCTCGAAAGTGTCAAAAGGGCACGCAGCATTCATACCTCGACGCTGGACCAGTCTATCCTGTACCAATATCTGCTGGGCGGCAATCTGGAGAAGTATCTGAAGAAGGCCCGGCTGGAGTATAAACGCAAATACGAGCTGACGCTCGCGTACTGCAAGGAGCATATTCCATATGCCTCATTGTCAGGGGATGGAGGGCTGCATCTGTTTGTAACGTTCGCCGAAGGCTTCAGCACAAGGGAATTGCTGGCGGCCTGCCATAAGCAGGGAGTGATTTTTACCGCAGGAGACATCTTCTTCACTGACGGGAAGGGACAGAATACACTGCGGCTGGGCTTCTCCAGAGTGGCGGATGAGGATATACGCAGAGGGATCGAAATTATCGGCAGGACAGCACGGCAACTTATGGGATGA